Proteins co-encoded in one Streptococcus parauberis NCFD 2020 genomic window:
- the ruvB gene encoding Holliday junction branch migration DNA helicase RuvB: MTRILDEELMGDEALVERTLRPQYLREYIGQDKVKDQLTIFIEAAKMRDESLDHVLLFGPPGLGKTTMAFVIANELGVNLKQTSGPAIEKAGDLVAVLNDLEPGDVLFIDEIHRMPMVVEEVLYSAMEDFYIDIMIGAGDTSRSVHLDLPPFTLIGATTRAGMLSNPLRARFGITGHMEYYQVDDLTEIVERTADIFEMEIVHEAAHELARRSRGTPRIANRLLKRVRDYAQIMGDGVITDTITDKALDMLDVDHEGLDYVDQKILRTMIEMYNGGPVGLGTLSVNIAEERDTVEDMYEPYLIQKGFIMRTRTGRVATEKAYRHLNYPYLEK; the protein is encoded by the coding sequence ATGACTAGAATTTTAGATGAAGAATTAATGGGTGATGAAGCTTTAGTTGAGCGCACCCTTCGTCCTCAATATTTAAGAGAGTATATCGGACAGGATAAGGTGAAAGACCAGCTGACTATTTTTATTGAAGCCGCCAAAATGCGTGATGAATCACTAGACCACGTGCTCTTGTTTGGGCCTCCTGGACTTGGTAAAACAACCATGGCTTTTGTGATTGCTAATGAACTAGGTGTCAACCTCAAGCAAACGTCTGGTCCAGCAATTGAAAAGGCTGGTGATTTGGTAGCTGTTTTGAATGACTTGGAACCAGGAGATGTGCTTTTCATTGATGAAATCCACCGGATGCCAATGGTAGTTGAAGAAGTCCTCTACAGTGCTATGGAAGACTTCTATATTGATATTATGATTGGGGCTGGGGATACAAGCCGTAGTGTCCATTTGGATTTACCACCTTTTACCTTAATTGGAGCAACTACAAGGGCAGGGATGCTCTCTAATCCTTTGCGTGCCCGTTTTGGAATTACTGGACACATGGAATATTACCAAGTTGATGATCTCACAGAAATTGTCGAACGGACAGCTGATATCTTTGAAATGGAAATTGTCCATGAAGCAGCCCATGAATTGGCCCGCCGAAGTCGAGGAACACCTCGTATAGCCAATCGTTTATTGAAGCGCGTGCGCGATTATGCCCAAATTATGGGTGATGGGGTAATTACAGATACTATTACTGACAAAGCTTTAGATATGCTTGATGTTGACCATGAGGGATTGGACTACGTCGATCAGAAAATTTTACGTACGATGATTGAAATGTACAATGGTGGACCTGTTGGTCTTGGGACACTGTCAGTGAATATTGCTGAGGAAAGAGACACAGTTGAAGATATGTATGAACCCTATCTGATTCAAAAGGGCTTTATCATGCGAACACGGACTGGCCGTGTTGCGACAGAGAAAGCATATCGTCATTTGAATTATCCTTACCTTGAAAAATAA
- a CDS encoding quorum-sensing system DWW-type pheromone, translating into MFKKHKYRILFAIMALLPLLAKVDPNDWWYIG; encoded by the coding sequence ATGTTCAAAAAACACAAATACCGTATTTTATTTGCCATCATGGCACTTTTGCCCTTGCTAGCAAAAGTGGATCCCAATGATTGGTGGTACATCGGATAA
- the purB gene encoding adenylosuccinate lyase, which produces MLERYSRPEMAEIWSEENKYRAWLEVEILADEAWAELGEIPKEDVAKIRANADFDVDRILEIEKETRHDVVAFTRAVSETLGEERKWVHYGLTSTDVVDTAYGYLYKQANDIIRRDLENFTNIVAEKAKEHKMTIMMGRTHGVHAEPTTFGLKLATWYSEMKRNQERFEHAAAGVEAGKISGAVGNFANIPPFVEEYVCGKLGIRPQEISTQVLPRDLHAEYFAVLASIATSIERMATEIRGLQKSEQREVEEFFAKGQKGSSAMPHKRNPIGSENMTGLARVVRGHMITAYENVPLWHERDISHSSAERIITPDTTILINYMLNRFGNIVKNLTVFPENMVRNMGSTFGLIFSQRVMLKLIEKGMTREQAYDLVQPKTAYSWDNQVDFKPLLEADEEVTSRLNQDEIDELFNPIYYTQRVDDIFNRLGL; this is translated from the coding sequence ATGTTAGAACGTTATTCACGCCCTGAGATGGCGGAAATTTGGAGTGAAGAAAATAAGTACCGTGCTTGGTTAGAGGTTGAAATTTTGGCTGATGAAGCGTGGGCTGAGTTGGGTGAGATTCCTAAGGAGGATGTGGCTAAAATTCGTGCTAATGCCGATTTTGATGTGGACCGGATTCTTGAGATTGAGAAAGAAACGCGTCATGACGTGGTGGCTTTCACCCGTGCTGTTTCGGAAACACTTGGTGAAGAGCGCAAGTGGGTTCACTACGGGCTGACATCAACAGACGTTGTTGATACTGCCTATGGTTACCTTTACAAACAAGCTAACGACATTATCCGTCGTGATCTTGAAAATTTCACTAACATTGTCGCTGAAAAAGCAAAAGAGCACAAAATGACTATCATGATGGGCCGTACCCACGGTGTCCATGCCGAACCAACCACTTTTGGTCTTAAGTTGGCAACTTGGTACAGCGAGATGAAACGTAATCAAGAGCGTTTTGAACATGCTGCGGCTGGCGTAGAGGCTGGTAAAATCTCTGGCGCGGTCGGCAATTTTGCCAATATCCCTCCATTTGTTGAAGAGTATGTTTGCGGCAAACTTGGCATCCGCCCGCAAGAAATTTCTACACAGGTTCTACCACGTGACCTACATGCCGAATACTTTGCGGTTTTAGCAAGCATCGCAACATCTATCGAACGTATGGCAACTGAAATCCGTGGTTTGCAAAAATCTGAACAACGTGAAGTGGAAGAGTTCTTCGCTAAAGGACAAAAAGGTAGCTCTGCCATGCCACATAAACGTAACCCAATTGGTTCTGAAAACATGACTGGTCTTGCGCGTGTGGTTCGTGGTCACATGATTACTGCTTATGAAAATGTACCATTATGGCATGAACGTGATATCTCACATTCATCTGCTGAACGTATCATTACACCAGATACAACTATTCTTATCAACTACATGCTTAACCGTTTTGGAAATATTGTTAAGAACTTGACAGTCTTCCCAGAAAATATGGTTCGCAACATGGGATCAACATTTGGTTTAATTTTTAGCCAACGTGTGATGTTGAAATTGATTGAAAAAGGGATGACTCGTGAACAAGCTTACGACTTAGTACAACCTAAGACAGCTTATTCATGGGATAACCAAGTTGATTTTAAACCATTACTTGAAGCTGATGAAGAAGTCACATCACGTCTTAATCAAGATGAAATTGATGAACTCTTCAATCCAATTTACTACACACAACGTGTGGATGACATCTTTAACCGTTTAGGATTATAA
- the purK gene encoding 5-(carboxyamino)imidazole ribonucleotide synthase: MNSSKTIGIIGGGQLGQMMAISAIYMGHKVVTLDPSADCPASRVSEMIVAAYDDVAALKELADRCDVLTYEFENVDADGLDAVITEGQLPQGTDLLRISQNRITEKNFLANKAGVKVAPYKVIKSAADLDEIDLSKNYVLKTATGGYDGHGQIVIKSEADLAAARELADACDCVLEEFVAFDLEVSVIVSGNQKEFTVFPVQENIHRNNILSKTIVPARISEELAEKAKAMALEIAKHLNLAGTLCVEMFATPDDILVNEIAPRPHNSGHYSIEACDFSQFDTHILGVLGQPLPAIHLHAPAVMLNVLGQHMDAAQQFIQDNPSAHLHLYGKLEAKQNRKMGHVTVFGDVPDEVEEFGKGIDF, translated from the coding sequence ATGAACTCATCTAAAACTATTGGAATTATTGGTGGTGGCCAGTTGGGTCAGATGATGGCTATTTCGGCTATCTACATGGGTCATAAGGTGGTGACGCTGGATCCGTCGGCGGATTGTCCGGCTTCGCGGGTCAGTGAAATGATTGTGGCGGCTTATGATGATGTGGCTGCGCTCAAAGAATTGGCTGATCGTTGTGACGTCCTCACTTATGAATTTGAAAATGTTGATGCGGATGGTTTGGATGCCGTTATCACAGAGGGACAATTGCCGCAAGGGACTGACCTGCTTCGCATTTCCCAAAACCGTATCACTGAGAAAAACTTTTTGGCTAACAAAGCCGGGGTCAAAGTAGCCCCTTATAAAGTGATTAAGTCGGCTGCTGATTTGGACGAGATTGACTTGTCTAAAAATTATGTCCTTAAGACAGCGACGGGTGGCTATGATGGGCACGGTCAAATTGTCATTAAGTCTGAGGCTGACCTTGCTGCTGCAAGGGAATTAGCTGACGCTTGTGACTGTGTCTTGGAAGAATTTGTGGCTTTTGATTTGGAGGTGTCAGTCATCGTTTCAGGAAACCAGAAAGAATTCACTGTCTTCCCAGTCCAAGAAAATATCCACAGAAATAATATTTTGTCTAAGACAATTGTGCCAGCCCGCATCTCTGAGGAGCTTGCTGAGAAAGCTAAGGCAATGGCCTTGGAAATTGCTAAGCATTTGAACTTGGCTGGGACGCTCTGCGTGGAAATGTTTGCCACACCAGATGATATCTTGGTCAATGAAATTGCACCACGACCACATAATTCAGGCCACTACTCGATTGAAGCCTGTGATTTCTCACAGTTCGACACACATATCCTAGGTGTGCTTGGTCAGCCGCTACCAGCTATCCACTTGCACGCCCCAGCAGTCATGCTCAATGTCTTGGGTCAGCATATGGATGCTGCGCAGCAATTTATTCAAGACAACCCTAGCGCCCACCTGCACCTTTATGGTAAACTAGAAGCAAAGCAGAACCGCAAGATGGGACATGTGACGGTGTTTGGGGATGTGCCAGATGAGGTTGAAGAGTTTGGCAAAGGAATCGATTTTTAG
- the purE gene encoding 5-(carboxyamino)imidazole ribonucleotide mutase, with the protein MTPQISIIMGSKSDWATMKKTADILDQFGVAYEKKVVSAHRTPDLMFKHAQEARGRGIKIIIAGAGGAAHLPGMVAAKTSLPVIGVPVKSRALSGVDSLYSIVQMPGGVPVATMAIGEAGASNAALFALRILSIEDSKIADALADYTAKQGKMAEESTDELI; encoded by the coding sequence ATGACACCTCAAATTTCAATCATCATGGGCTCTAAATCAGATTGGGCGACCATGAAAAAAACAGCTGATATCTTGGACCAATTTGGTGTGGCCTATGAGAAGAAAGTTGTTTCTGCTCACCGCACACCAGACCTTATGTTCAAGCATGCCCAAGAAGCGCGTGGTCGTGGCATCAAAATCATTATTGCTGGCGCTGGTGGGGCGGCTCACTTGCCAGGAATGGTAGCTGCTAAGACAAGCTTGCCAGTCATTGGTGTACCTGTAAAATCACGTGCTCTTTCTGGAGTTGATTCTCTCTATTCAATCGTTCAAATGCCAGGCGGCGTGCCGGTGGCAACCATGGCTATTGGGGAGGCGGGAGCAAGCAATGCTGCGCTCTTTGCTCTTCGAATCTTGTCCATTGAAGACAGTAAGATTGCGGATGCGCTAGCTGATTATACAGCAAAACAAGGAAAAATGGCAGAGGAGTCGACTGATGAACTCATCTAA
- the purD gene encoding phosphoribosylamine--glycine ligase, whose product MKLLVVGSGGREHAIAKKLLESKDVETVFVAPGNAGMTLDGLTCVDIAISEHSKLIDFAQKNDIAWSFIGPDDALAAGIVDDFNKVGLKAFGPSRLGAELEWSKDFAKEIMVKYQVPTAAYGTFSDFEEAKAYIEKEGAPIVVKADGLALGKGVVVAETVEEAVEAAHEMLLDNKFGDSGARVVIEEFLAGEEFSLFAFANGDKFYIMPTAQDHKRAYDGDKGPNTGGMGAYAPVPHLSQTVIDQSVETIIKPVLEGMIKEGRPYLGILYAGLILTADGPKVIEFNARFGDPETQIILPRLTSDFAQNISDILDGNEPEITWVNGGVTLGVVVASNGYPLVYDKGVTLPAKTEGEIITYYAGAKFDQDGKALLSNGGRVYMLVTTENSVQAAQSVIYKELKEQNTDGLFYRNDIGNKAIK is encoded by the coding sequence ATGAAATTATTGGTTGTCGGTTCGGGTGGTCGTGAGCATGCTATTGCTAAGAAATTACTAGAATCTAAGGATGTTGAAACAGTCTTCGTTGCTCCAGGTAATGCTGGGATGACGCTTGATGGACTGACTTGTGTAGATATTGCTATTTCCGAACATTCAAAATTAATTGACTTTGCTCAAAAGAATGACATTGCTTGGAGCTTTATTGGTCCAGATGATGCGCTAGCTGCGGGGATTGTTGATGATTTTAACAAGGTTGGTCTGAAAGCTTTTGGTCCAAGTCGTTTGGGCGCAGAGCTTGAGTGGTCAAAAGATTTTGCTAAGGAAATTATGGTTAAGTACCAAGTTCCGACAGCTGCCTATGGCACATTCTCCGATTTCGAAGAAGCAAAGGCTTACATTGAAAAAGAAGGTGCACCGATCGTTGTTAAGGCCGACGGTTTGGCTTTGGGGAAGGGTGTTGTGGTTGCTGAGACGGTGGAAGAAGCTGTTGAAGCGGCGCATGAAATGCTTCTCGACAACAAGTTTGGCGATTCTGGGGCGCGCGTGGTTATTGAAGAATTCCTAGCTGGCGAGGAGTTCTCACTCTTTGCATTTGCTAACGGCGACAAATTTTACATCATGCCAACAGCTCAGGACCATAAACGTGCTTATGATGGAGACAAGGGCCCCAACACAGGTGGTATGGGAGCCTACGCACCGGTTCCACATTTATCACAAACTGTCATTGACCAGTCTGTAGAAACAATCATTAAGCCTGTTCTGGAAGGGATGATTAAAGAAGGTCGTCCTTACCTAGGTATCCTTTATGCTGGTCTTATTTTGACGGCAGATGGTCCGAAAGTGATTGAGTTCAACGCTCGCTTTGGTGATCCAGAGACGCAAATCATCTTGCCTCGCTTGACCTCTGATTTTGCTCAAAACATTTCCGATATTCTTGACGGCAATGAACCTGAGATTACTTGGGTAAATGGCGGTGTAACTCTTGGCGTGGTCGTCGCTTCAAATGGCTATCCACTGGTCTACGACAAAGGTGTGACTCTTCCAGCAAAAACAGAAGGCGAGATTATCACTTATTATGCTGGGGCTAAATTTGACCAAGATGGCAAAGCATTGCTCTCAAACGGCGGTCGTGTTTACATGTTAGTCACCACAGAGAACAGCGTCCAAGCTGCGCAGAGTGTCATCTACAAAGAACTAAAAGAACAAAACACTGATGGTTTGTTCTACCGAAATGACATTGGCAATAAAGCAATAAAATAA
- a CDS encoding CHAP domain-containing protein: MKKFQTLIVLAVFVSQLVNPFTLNTKAAVLGDNYPSQWQTGWGPDTWGMYKRQCTSFVAFRLSSANGFTLPTGYRNADSWGHIARSQGYSVDMQATVGAVAWFDKGVNYSHQDYGHVAWVAEVNGNQVTLEEYNYNAGQGPEKYHRRTIAMGAVSGYIHFKDLGQSHSNPTPTAAPANLAPSGTYYFTERTAVRPEAKLNSHALTHYEKGQSVIYDRVLTAEGYQWLSYIGGSGNRRYVAIKKLASSVKPKDPETKPGQFKVGDQVTFPGVFKVNQHHGSLISSVDLAGGSPTSLNWIDPTPVDESNQQGQKAGDQFLNPGEYFIIPGKFKILQIDQKTNGIRVQIGSRATWVTMARAKKA, translated from the coding sequence ATGAAAAAATTTCAAACACTCATTGTTTTGGCTGTTTTTGTCAGTCAATTAGTTAACCCCTTCACACTAAATACAAAGGCTGCTGTTCTCGGTGACAATTACCCTAGCCAGTGGCAGACGGGTTGGGGTCCCGACACTTGGGGCATGTACAAAAGGCAGTGTACATCCTTCGTCGCTTTTCGGCTAAGTTCGGCTAATGGTTTCACGTTACCAACAGGTTATCGTAATGCGGATTCATGGGGCCACATTGCCCGTAGCCAAGGCTATTCCGTTGATATGCAAGCAACAGTAGGTGCTGTTGCTTGGTTTGACAAGGGTGTCAATTACTCTCACCAAGACTACGGACATGTGGCCTGGGTAGCAGAAGTCAATGGCAATCAGGTGACCCTAGAAGAATACAATTATAATGCTGGCCAAGGGCCAGAGAAGTATCACCGCAGAACGATTGCTATGGGAGCCGTCAGCGGCTACATTCATTTTAAGGACCTTGGGCAAAGTCACAGTAACCCAACGCCTACCGCCGCACCAGCCAACTTAGCACCTAGTGGTACCTACTACTTTACTGAACGCACCGCTGTTCGCCCTGAAGCCAAACTAAATAGTCATGCCTTAACTCATTATGAAAAAGGTCAATCCGTTATCTATGATCGAGTGCTGACTGCAGAGGGCTACCAATGGCTCTCCTATATAGGAGGAAGTGGCAACCGTCGTTATGTGGCAATAAAGAAATTAGCAAGTTCGGTAAAACCGAAAGACCCAGAAACAAAGCCAGGTCAGTTCAAGGTGGGTGATCAGGTCACTTTCCCTGGGGTCTTTAAAGTGAATCAGCATCATGGTTCCCTTATTTCCAGTGTCGATTTGGCCGGTGGCAGTCCAACAAGTCTCAACTGGATTGACCCAACCCCTGTAGATGAATCCAATCAACAAGGACAAAAAGCCGGTGATCAATTCCTTAATCCAGGGGAGTACTTTATCATCCCTGGAAAATTCAAAATTCTACAAATTGATCAGAAAACAAATGGTATCAGGGTCCAAATTGGCTCACGCGCTACCTGGGTAACTATGGCACGCGCAAAAAAAGCATAA
- the purH gene encoding bifunctional phosphoribosylaminoimidazolecarboxamide formyltransferase/IMP cyclohydrolase has product MKRALISVSDKAGIVEFAQALKDLGWDIISTGGTKAALDEAGLETIAIDDVTGFPEMMDGRVKTLHPNIHGGLLARRDLDTHLTAAKENNIELIDLVVVNLYPFKETIIRPDVTYSKAVENIDIGGPSMLRSAAKNHASVTVIVDPADYEVVLKELTEVGETNYATRQRLAAKVFRHTAAYDALIAEYFTAQVGEDKPEKLTLTYDLNQSMRYGENPQQDADFYQKAIPTDYSIASAKQLNGKELSFNNIRDADAAIRIIRDFKDRPTVVALKHMNPCGIGQADTIEEAWDNAYEADSVSIFGGIIVLNREVDAATAEKMHPVFLEIIIAPSYSEEALTILTNKKKNLRLLELPFDAQDASQVEPEFTGVVGGILVQNQDVVEENPDTWEVVTERQPNDQEKEALLFAWKAIKYVKSNGILIANDHMTLGVGPGQTNRVASVRIAIEQAKDRLEGAALASDAFFPFADNIEEIAAAGIKVIVQPGGSVRDQDSIDAANKHGIAMVFTGVRHFRH; this is encoded by the coding sequence ATGAAACGTGCACTAATTAGTGTTTCAGATAAAGCGGGCATTGTCGAATTTGCTCAAGCATTAAAAGACTTAGGTTGGGATATTATCTCAACAGGTGGAACAAAAGCTGCTCTTGATGAAGCGGGTCTCGAAACCATTGCCATTGATGATGTGACAGGTTTTCCTGAAATGATGGATGGCCGTGTTAAAACCCTTCATCCTAACATCCACGGTGGTCTTCTAGCTCGCCGTGACTTGGATACTCACCTGACAGCTGCCAAAGAAAATAATATTGAACTGATTGACTTAGTCGTTGTTAACCTTTATCCATTCAAAGAGACAATTATCCGTCCGGATGTGACTTATAGCAAAGCTGTCGAAAACATTGACATCGGTGGTCCATCAATGCTCCGTTCAGCAGCCAAAAACCATGCTAGTGTAACAGTTATTGTCGATCCAGCTGACTACGAGGTAGTACTGAAAGAATTAACTGAGGTTGGTGAAACCAACTACGCAACTCGTCAGCGTTTAGCAGCTAAAGTTTTCCGCCACACGGCAGCATATGATGCCTTGATTGCTGAGTATTTTACAGCTCAAGTTGGAGAAGACAAACCAGAAAAACTGACCTTGACGTATGATTTAAATCAGTCAATGCGTTACGGGGAAAACCCTCAACAAGATGCTGACTTCTACCAAAAAGCCATTCCAACCGATTACTCCATTGCTTCAGCTAAACAATTGAACGGCAAAGAATTGTCCTTTAATAATATTCGTGATGCTGACGCAGCCATCCGTATTATCCGTGACTTCAAAGACCGTCCAACAGTTGTTGCCCTTAAACACATGAATCCATGTGGGATTGGTCAGGCTGATACAATAGAAGAAGCTTGGGACAATGCTTATGAAGCTGATTCTGTTTCTATCTTTGGTGGTATCATTGTTCTGAACAGAGAAGTTGATGCCGCGACAGCTGAGAAGATGCATCCTGTCTTCTTAGAAATAATCATTGCACCAAGTTATTCTGAAGAAGCGCTAACTATTCTTACCAATAAAAAGAAAAATCTGCGTCTCTTGGAATTGCCATTTGATGCTCAAGATGCTAGTCAAGTAGAGCCTGAATTCACTGGTGTTGTTGGTGGTATATTGGTTCAAAACCAAGATGTTGTGGAAGAAAATCCAGACACTTGGGAAGTGGTGACTGAGCGTCAACCAAACGATCAAGAAAAAGAAGCTCTTCTTTTTGCTTGGAAAGCCATTAAATATGTTAAATCAAATGGTATCTTGATTGCCAATGACCACATGACCCTTGGCGTTGGTCCTGGTCAAACAAACCGTGTAGCCTCAGTGCGCATTGCCATCGAACAAGCCAAAGATCGTCTTGAAGGAGCGGCCTTGGCTAGTGATGCCTTCTTTCCATTTGCTGACAACATTGAAGAAATTGCCGCAGCTGGTATCAAGGTCATCGTGCAACCTGGTGGTTCAGTCCGTGACCAAGATTCTATCGACGCTGCCAACAAACATGGCATTGCCATGGTCTTCACTGGCGTACGCCACTTTAGACATTAA
- the purN gene encoding phosphoribosylglycinamide formyltransferase — protein sequence MTKRLAVFASGNGSNFQVIAEQFPVAFLFTDKRQAYAVERANNLGVAHYSFELKEFASKEAYEEAIVALLDEHEIDLICLAGYMKIVGPTLLDAYEGRIINIHPAYLPEFPGAHGIDDAWDADVDQSGVTIHWVDSGVDSGQVIKQVRVPRLPEDTIETFEARIHEMEYQLYPQVLDSLGVERK from the coding sequence ATGACAAAACGTTTAGCAGTTTTTGCCTCTGGGAATGGGTCAAATTTTCAGGTCATTGCAGAGCAGTTTCCCGTAGCCTTTCTGTTTACGGATAAGAGACAGGCTTATGCTGTCGAGCGAGCTAACAACTTAGGCGTGGCGCATTATAGCTTTGAATTGAAAGAATTTGCAAGTAAAGAAGCCTATGAAGAAGCCATCGTGGCTCTGCTTGATGAGCATGAGATTGACTTAATTTGTTTGGCTGGTTACATGAAAATTGTTGGTCCAACCTTGTTAGATGCTTATGAAGGTCGGATTATCAATATTCACCCAGCCTATTTACCTGAATTTCCTGGTGCCCATGGCATTGATGATGCTTGGGATGCTGATGTTGACCAATCAGGTGTAACTATTCATTGGGTCGATAGTGGCGTGGATAGTGGACAAGTGATTAAACAAGTTCGCGTCCCACGTTTACCAGAAGACACTATTGAGACTTTTGAAGCCAGAATCCATGAAATGGAATACCAGCTTTATCCTCAAGTATTGGATAGTTTAGGCGTTGAACGAAAATAG
- the purM gene encoding phosphoribosylformylglycinamidine cyclo-ligase, with product MMTKNAYAKSGVDVEAGYEVVERIKKHVARTERAGVMGALGGFGGMFDLSQTGVKEPVLISGTDGVGTKLMLAIKYNKHDTIGQDCVAMCVNDIIAAGAEPLYFLDYIATGKNEPAKLEQVVAGVAEGCVQAGAGLVGGETAEMPGMYDEDDYDLAGFAVGVAEKSQIIDGSKVAEGDVLLGLASSGIHSNGYSLVRSVFQDYTGEEVLPELEGKVLKDVLLEPTRIYVKAVLPLVKENLVNGIAHITGGGFVENVPRMFADNLAAEIEEDKVPVLPIFKALEKYGEIKHEEMFEIFNMGIGLMMAVKPENVDRIKELLDEPVYEIGRIVAKEDKGVIIK from the coding sequence ATTATGACTAAAAATGCTTATGCAAAATCAGGTGTAGACGTTGAAGCAGGCTATGAAGTTGTTGAAAGAATTAAAAAACATGTCGCTCGCACAGAACGTGCAGGTGTGATGGGTGCTCTTGGTGGCTTTGGTGGTATGTTTGATCTTAGCCAGACTGGAGTTAAAGAGCCAGTGCTTATCTCCGGAACTGACGGGGTCGGAACAAAATTAATGCTTGCTATCAAATATAATAAGCATGACACAATTGGTCAAGACTGTGTGGCCATGTGTGTTAATGATATCATTGCTGCAGGGGCAGAACCACTTTATTTCCTTGACTATATCGCAACAGGTAAAAATGAACCAGCTAAATTAGAACAAGTTGTAGCTGGAGTTGCTGAAGGCTGTGTCCAAGCAGGAGCTGGACTAGTTGGTGGTGAAACTGCTGAAATGCCAGGTATGTATGATGAAGATGATTACGATCTTGCGGGCTTTGCCGTTGGTGTTGCTGAAAAATCACAAATTATTGATGGATCAAAAGTAGCCGAAGGTGATGTTCTCTTAGGCTTAGCCTCAAGTGGGATTCATTCTAATGGGTACTCACTCGTGCGTTCTGTCTTCCAAGATTACACTGGTGAAGAAGTCTTACCAGAACTCGAAGGCAAAGTCTTAAAAGATGTTCTCTTAGAACCAACTCGTATCTACGTTAAAGCAGTTTTACCATTAGTTAAGGAGAACTTGGTTAATGGTATTGCTCACATCACGGGTGGTGGTTTTGTAGAAAATGTTCCGCGCATGTTTGCAGATAACTTAGCTGCTGAAATTGAAGAAGACAAGGTGCCAGTTCTACCTATTTTCAAAGCCCTTGAAAAATATGGGGAGATCAAGCATGAAGAAATGTTTGAAATCTTTAATATGGGGATTGGTCTTATGATGGCTGTTAAACCTGAAAATGTTGACCGCATTAAAGAACTTTTGGATGAACCAGTTTATGAAATTGGGCGTATCGTTGCCAAAGAAGATAAGGGTGTTATTATCAAATGA